In one window of Mastigocladopsis repens PCC 10914 DNA:
- a CDS encoding ParB/RepB/Spo0J family partition protein encodes MPKSNKPSVLGMFAGATGSQQIFELEERIEQLQAEITRLRDERVNGELAEQERTRLNQTIEELREQLKASGIFKIHYSQVKPNPKQVRQTFTPDSIHSIAVSIREEGQQEPIILLPGNLIFDGERRWRAVGQYLQPEIQTLDAVMLPKELSDSELHALTLLTSLHREGLNELDLAEGLIQQAKLAFEIEQEEVVKAVRRVIARLNAKKLLPQLTELVSATRVEQSERIKEFELNDTERNVFLLLLRFQQNPASVDANVFPCLRLPEDLKTAIRGSGLGANHARSLQQLNPKNLGIEETEATKIRQNATLQVLQERLTVAQTRSLVTKIIAEHTPEKKPKPNHQISSLIRAVSATKVDNIQQEQLFDLLSALEAKAEEIQKKLRDTTN; translated from the coding sequence ATGCCAAAGTCAAACAAACCAAGTGTCCTGGGAATGTTTGCTGGAGCTACTGGTTCACAGCAGATATTTGAACTAGAAGAACGGATAGAACAGCTGCAAGCAGAGATTACTAGATTGAGAGATGAACGGGTAAATGGAGAGCTTGCTGAACAAGAACGTACGCGACTCAATCAGACTATTGAAGAACTGCGAGAACAACTCAAAGCATCTGGTATTTTTAAAATTCACTATAGTCAAGTTAAACCCAATCCTAAGCAGGTAAGGCAAACATTTACACCGGATAGCATCCACAGCATAGCAGTTTCAATTAGAGAAGAGGGGCAACAAGAACCAATTATTTTACTTCCAGGAAATCTCATCTTTGATGGAGAGCGGAGATGGAGAGCAGTTGGACAATATTTGCAGCCGGAAATTCAAACGCTGGATGCAGTCATGTTACCGAAGGAACTCTCCGACTCGGAATTACATGCACTGACACTATTAACTAGTCTTCACCGAGAGGGTTTGAATGAGCTAGATTTAGCTGAGGGTTTGATTCAACAAGCTAAGTTAGCTTTTGAAATTGAGCAAGAAGAGGTTGTCAAGGCAGTTAGGAGAGTTATTGCCAGATTAAATGCAAAAAAACTTTTACCTCAATTAACTGAATTAGTTAGTGCAACAAGAGTTGAGCAGTCAGAGCGCATCAAAGAATTTGAGTTAAACGATACTGAGCGTAATGTCTTTCTGCTATTGCTACGTTTTCAACAAAATCCAGCGTCTGTAGATGCAAACGTCTTTCCTTGCTTACGGCTTCCAGAAGATTTAAAGACTGCGATTCGAGGATCAGGACTTGGTGCTAACCATGCTCGCTCGCTTCAACAACTGAATCCTAAAAATTTAGGAATCGAGGAAACTGAGGCTACAAAAATTCGACAAAATGCCACTTTGCAAGTTTTGCAAGAAAGGCTAACAGTGGCTCAAACTCGTTCTCTAGTTACCAAAATTATTGCTGAACATACTCCTGAAAAAAAACCGAAGCCAAACCACCAAATTAGTTCTCTAATTCGAGCTGTTTCAGCAACTAAGGTAGATAATATTCAGCAGGAGCAACTCTTCGATTTACTTTCTGCATTAGAGGCCAAGGCTGAAGAAATTCAGAAGAAACTGAGAGATACCACTAATTGA
- a CDS encoding ParA family protein: MPVNLILSIETNAGGVAKSTVSYNLAYELGVRGYSVALLDIDPNESLTLFCGLREVEAPGTMADVYNHEFKGNWPLVTAWQGKTDKIQVCKGGKELHETIRMISKDLRGAYILADRLSDYPLSHDFVIIDCPATLEPLPLTALSTSTHVLIPIQPEYKASQSAAAMIEWYYDNCKRLRLKPAPKIIGMVPTRWKSDWGAHRSIVEELPLVCKNLGIQYFSPIRESADILNASGRGLPLGIYRPGREARADFLPIVDALIQELKVMRGQ, from the coding sequence ATGCCAGTCAATTTAATCCTTTCCATTGAGACAAACGCTGGAGGGGTAGCTAAAAGTACTGTTTCGTACAATCTTGCTTACGAGTTAGGTGTTCGTGGCTATTCAGTTGCGCTACTAGACATCGACCCTAATGAATCATTGACATTGTTTTGTGGACTAAGAGAAGTTGAAGCACCAGGAACGATGGCTGATGTATATAACCATGAGTTCAAAGGGAATTGGCCTTTAGTTACAGCTTGGCAGGGGAAAACTGACAAAATTCAGGTTTGTAAGGGCGGAAAAGAATTGCACGAGACAATTCGGATGATTTCAAAGGATCTACGCGGAGCTTATATCCTTGCAGATAGGCTTAGTGATTACCCCTTATCTCACGATTTTGTGATTATCGATTGTCCCGCCACCTTGGAGCCTTTACCACTAACTGCTCTTTCAACCTCTACTCATGTATTAATTCCGATTCAACCCGAATACAAGGCGTCCCAAAGCGCTGCTGCAATGATTGAGTGGTACTATGACAACTGCAAGCGGCTGAGATTGAAACCAGCTCCGAAAATCATTGGTATGGTCCCCACTCGTTGGAAAAGTGACTGGGGAGCACATAGAAGTATTGTTGAGGAACTGCCACTAGTCTGTAAAAATCTAGGAATTCAGTACTTTAGTCCAATCCGCGAGTCGGCAGACATTTTAAACGCATCCGGTAGAGGCTTACCCTTAGGGATTTACAGACCAGGTAGAGAGGCCAGAGCAGACTTTCTGCCTATAGTTGATGCACTAATTCAAGAACTTAAGGTAATGAGAGGTCAATAG
- a CDS encoding response regulator transcription factor: protein MKFIKTVIVEDQNIFRLGLKTVLEGSNKIKVCGETGYGKEALSIIKNTEPDVVIVDIGLPDISGVQVVEEIRKVYSNRIKIIVTTGSCEKKIVKEVFKKGATSFYSKNNVESKIIEAVVTTYKGESWIDSTIHTIVAQAMWEPNTEDTPENKITQRECEVLKLLAKGLTYEEMANKLCVEISTVRSHARRIISKLDKPEKDEKHRPTRGKAVCEALKLGILCPEDLTEEVYTEAKEFVPDYNNCEFFTA from the coding sequence ATGAAATTTATTAAAACCGTCATAGTAGAAGACCAAAATATATTCAGACTTGGTTTAAAAACTGTACTAGAAGGAAGCAACAAAATTAAGGTATGTGGAGAAACAGGATACGGAAAAGAAGCTCTAAGCATAATTAAAAATACAGAGCCAGATGTAGTAATTGTAGATATCGGACTACCTGACATCAGTGGCGTACAAGTAGTTGAAGAAATCAGAAAAGTCTACTCAAACAGAATTAAAATTATTGTTACAACAGGAAGTTGTGAGAAAAAGATAGTCAAAGAAGTATTTAAAAAAGGGGCAACTTCCTTTTACAGCAAAAACAATGTCGAAAGTAAAATTATCGAAGCTGTTGTAACTACCTACAAAGGTGAATCTTGGATTGATAGCACAATACACACAATTGTAGCGCAGGCAATGTGGGAGCCTAATACTGAAGATACTCCCGAAAACAAGATAACACAACGAGAGTGTGAAGTCCTAAAATTGCTAGCCAAAGGACTAACCTATGAGGAAATGGCTAACAAACTCTGTGTGGAAATTAGTACTGTACGTTCGCACGCTCGTCGAATAATCAGTAAGCTCGACAAACCAGAAAAAGACGAAAAACATAGACCTACTAGAGGAAAAGCTGTATGTGAAGCTTTAAAACTAGGAATACTCTGCCCAGAAGACTTAACTGAAGAAGTATACACAGAAGCGAAAGAATTCGTTCCCGATTACAATAACTGCGAATTTTTCACTGCGTAA
- a CDS encoding DUF6753 family protein produces MTDTKNVPTENNPSKEQLEKEYIEELIAKSGMKPSDPLFKLWAQIGTTQYAIMQLPAKLDSVIAGWTLKVDNKLSDAAEVAIIQQQAAIAKAAQELVRNTKEFTPLKSEKGVPVGLGLSDVSHFNLATIGFVFGCVLALGAAIGAFTFNMAIASQLSAKSPAVPNLKPEDAKLLEWAKSKEGRDARQIYTENAGIIQACRKGNNPGGCIIDAKVEK; encoded by the coding sequence ATGACTGATACTAAAAATGTACCCACAGAAAATAATCCTAGTAAAGAGCAATTAGAGAAAGAGTATATAGAAGAGTTGATAGCCAAGTCGGGTATGAAGCCATCTGACCCTTTGTTTAAGTTATGGGCGCAGATTGGTACTACTCAATATGCGATTATGCAGCTACCTGCTAAACTTGATAGTGTGATAGCTGGCTGGACGCTCAAGGTTGATAACAAATTAAGTGATGCGGCTGAGGTGGCGATAATTCAGCAGCAGGCTGCAATAGCTAAAGCAGCGCAAGAGTTGGTAAGAAATACTAAAGAATTTACTCCCCTTAAAAGTGAGAAAGGTGTTCCTGTTGGGTTAGGTTTGTCTGATGTCAGCCACTTTAATTTAGCGACTATTGGTTTTGTCTTTGGCTGCGTCCTGGCGTTGGGTGCGGCTATAGGGGCTTTTACTTTCAATATGGCTATAGCATCCCAATTGAGTGCTAAATCTCCTGCTGTGCCAAATTTGAAGCCTGAAGACGCTAAACTTTTAGAGTGGGCTAAATCTAAAGAAGGACGCGATGCTAGACAAATTTATACCGAGAATGCTGGCATTATTCAAGCCTGTCGTAAGGGTAATAATCCGGGCGGTTGTATAATTGACGCTAAAGTTGAGAAATAG
- a CDS encoding P-loop NTPase family protein → MQVVYEHDSCEIIVPPSFGTEICLSQFVVNFNRQFFFQNFLNMARTNIKRNHPMSDNNEQQQQDNQQHQVEEKTKRLVIVTGDKGGVGKSTFSRGLLQLYIDKNLFCIAYDADQRNNQLRRHHEKFNPGLVRCINVFDRGKADQLLIDLEAETFPLVLLDLPAQSGGVFELFVKELSFFDTLANELGYRVTMVSVINRLRDSVNILNALHKYCENKVDYVVVKNLFFGDKEKFGRYDGSPIRETLLGKGLVEVLMPELIDYCYDFIDENDLTFRQASSKDFGSLLAVRARVKSWLDDFEEKLKPAHNLLGFNCEQLPEGFSHTVKEHESEKATVDDKAQNAA, encoded by the coding sequence ATGCAGGTTGTGTACGAACACGACTCTTGTGAAATTATAGTACCTCCAAGCTTTGGGACTGAAATTTGCTTATCTCAATTCGTTGTCAACTTTAATAGACAATTTTTCTTTCAAAACTTCTTAAATATGGCTCGTACTAATATTAAAAGGAATCATCCTATGTCTGATAATAATGAACAACAGCAGCAGGACAATCAACAACATCAGGTTGAAGAAAAAACAAAGAGACTTGTCATTGTTACTGGTGATAAAGGTGGTGTTGGGAAGAGTACCTTTTCACGAGGCTTGCTTCAGCTTTATATTGATAAAAATCTTTTTTGTATTGCTTATGATGCTGACCAGCGTAATAATCAATTACGCCGACATCATGAAAAATTCAACCCTGGTTTAGTTCGTTGTATTAATGTATTTGATAGAGGAAAAGCAGACCAATTATTAATAGACTTGGAAGCAGAAACTTTTCCATTAGTTTTACTTGATTTACCAGCTCAATCAGGCGGAGTTTTTGAATTATTTGTGAAAGAGCTATCTTTCTTTGATACGCTGGCAAATGAACTTGGCTACAGAGTTACTATGGTGTCGGTTATTAATCGACTTCGTGACTCTGTAAACATTTTAAATGCTTTACATAAATACTGTGAAAACAAAGTTGATTATGTAGTTGTTAAAAACCTGTTTTTTGGAGATAAGGAAAAATTTGGTCGCTATGATGGATCTCCTATTCGTGAAACATTACTTGGCAAAGGTTTAGTAGAAGTTTTAATGCCTGAGTTAATTGATTATTGCTATGATTTCATTGATGAAAATGATTTAACTTTTAGGCAAGCTTCTTCTAAAGATTTTGGTTCTCTTCTTGCTGTTAGGGCAAGAGTTAAGTCGTGGTTGGATGATTTTGAAGAAAAATTAAAGCCAGCTCATAACTTGCTGGGTTTTAATTGCGAGCAATTGCCTGAAGGATTTTCACATACTGTGAAAGAACATGAAAGCGAGAAAGCTACTGTAGACGACAAAGCTCAAAATGCTGCATAA
- a CDS encoding ParB N-terminal domain-containing protein, producing the protein MSEIHNPDIVYISPSELVVHPNLIEIYGENESRPALEKSISELGILESLKVSARTGVNVVLAGKCRLQIARKLGISLVKVEFVESNSPEEDLKLVLDFNLHREGGKTHFQKFHEGQYWESVLRPLAKERQRESARRLNQPNDSNLNHSINESNSQLKKGKRVIQEVSDNLNISVGSYHKGKKVFDFILQLRKVQKFRAAVALEKEFNRSIDAAYKFVCDQDICNQVIELIEAGSCCSVEDGIAWMRNGERNPFRHFKLDHVYQFKNRLRPELEIVGRVIGITNEFVVFGFRNLVNMSVEVVNLRPRQIDAQLQDEPSAEQRKRIFRLMQKFSDVFPVQVSLAELLKLPNLTDKEEVLLRVYESDVFEKTWEDYRKQIKAMESTNRNRDNIRAA; encoded by the coding sequence ATGTCTGAGATACATAATCCGGATATTGTATATATTTCTCCTTCAGAATTGGTTGTTCATCCGAACCTGATAGAAATATACGGTGAAAATGAGAGCCGCCCTGCTTTGGAAAAAAGCATCTCTGAACTAGGGATTCTCGAATCTTTGAAGGTTTCAGCACGTACTGGTGTAAATGTTGTCCTGGCGGGTAAGTGTCGGCTCCAGATAGCCCGCAAGCTGGGAATCAGCTTAGTGAAGGTGGAATTTGTCGAGTCAAACTCGCCTGAAGAGGATTTGAAGCTAGTACTTGACTTTAATCTCCATCGAGAAGGTGGGAAGACTCATTTCCAGAAGTTTCACGAAGGGCAGTACTGGGAGAGCGTACTTCGTCCCTTAGCTAAAGAAAGACAAAGGGAGAGCGCTCGCCGTTTGAATCAGCCGAATGATTCAAATTTGAATCATTCGATAAATGAAAGTAACTCTCAATTAAAAAAGGGTAAGCGAGTGATTCAGGAGGTTTCGGACAATCTAAATATAAGTGTTGGTAGTTATCACAAGGGCAAGAAAGTATTTGATTTTATTTTGCAATTACGAAAAGTTCAAAAATTTAGGGCGGCTGTTGCGCTGGAGAAGGAGTTTAACCGGAGTATTGATGCAGCGTACAAGTTTGTTTGCGATCAAGATATCTGTAACCAGGTGATAGAGCTAATTGAGGCGGGTAGTTGCTGTAGTGTTGAGGATGGTATTGCTTGGATGCGGAATGGTGAACGCAATCCATTTCGGCATTTTAAGCTTGACCATGTGTATCAATTCAAGAACAGACTGCGCCCTGAGTTGGAAATCGTGGGACGTGTTATTGGTATAACTAACGAATTTGTTGTGTTTGGATTTAGAAATTTGGTGAATATGTCTGTTGAAGTTGTGAATCTACGTCCGCGACAGATTGATGCCCAGTTGCAAGATGAACCATCTGCGGAACAGAGGAAGAGGATATTTCGCTTGATGCAGAAATTTAGTGATGTTTTCCCGGTTCAGGTGTCTTTGGCGGAGTTGTTGAAACTTCCAAATTTGACTGATAAAGAGGAGGTTCTGTTGCGAGTGTATGAGTCGGATGTATTTGAAAAAACTTGGGAGGATTATAGGAAGCAGATAAAAGCAATGGAATCTACAAATAGAAATAGGGATAATATTCGTGCTGCGTAG
- a CDS encoding helix-turn-helix domain-containing protein, giving the protein MPRLQILNPIEKQALEHIAATSSDEVSKRAKILLGLDEGKKYVALAEEIGVTEKSIAKWKKRWTSSTITSETWDSAIAKANEVLGVNVGRPKKCKSTQESKIVEISEWSKNRKPSRSKHHHHMQVAEEATRRGLPTLSPRSIERILATQPQ; this is encoded by the coding sequence ATGCCTCGTCTTCAGATATTAAATCCTATTGAAAAACAAGCACTAGAGCACATAGCAGCAACGAGTAGCGATGAAGTTAGTAAAAGAGCGAAAATTCTGCTAGGACTAGACGAAGGCAAAAAATATGTAGCCTTAGCGGAAGAGATTGGTGTAACCGAAAAATCAATAGCAAAGTGGAAGAAAAGATGGACATCAAGTACCATCACATCAGAAACCTGGGATTCGGCGATCGCAAAAGCTAATGAGGTATTAGGTGTAAACGTAGGCAGACCTAAGAAGTGCAAAAGTACACAAGAGAGCAAGATCGTTGAAATTAGCGAGTGGAGCAAGAACCGAAAACCCAGTCGTTCAAAGCACCATCACCATATGCAAGTAGCTGAAGAAGCCACGCGGAGGGGATTGCCAACACTATCCCCAAGAAGCATAGAACGCATTTTAGCAACCCAACCCCAATAA
- a CDS encoding helix-turn-helix domain-containing protein: protein MAGVTKVEIYESAEELQELLRKQKIVSSRERIQALYLLKIGHVKTIQDVAVVLGRARVTVQRWLKDYTESGIKGLLSTKKSPGRPPMINLQAREQLDRELQQPQGFKSYEEIRTWLKAVEGIEASYKVVHDTVRYQMKAKLKVPRAVGVKYDSEAELEFKKNCHNT, encoded by the coding sequence ATGGCTGGAGTCACCAAAGTAGAAATATATGAGTCAGCAGAAGAATTACAGGAACTGCTGAGAAAACAAAAAATAGTATCAAGTCGTGAACGGATTCAAGCGTTGTATTTGCTGAAAATAGGTCATGTAAAAACAATACAGGATGTAGCGGTGGTGCTAGGGAGAGCAAGGGTAACGGTACAAAGATGGTTGAAGGACTATACCGAATCAGGAATAAAAGGTTTATTGTCAACGAAAAAGAGTCCAGGAAGACCGCCAATGATTAACTTACAAGCAAGAGAGCAGCTAGACAGAGAACTTCAACAGCCACAGGGATTTAAAAGTTATGAAGAAATACGAACTTGGTTAAAAGCAGTGGAAGGGATAGAAGCATCATATAAAGTAGTACACGACACAGTGCGCTATCAAATGAAAGCGAAGCTAAAAGTACCGCGAGCCGTAGGTGTCAAATACGATAGTGAAGCAGAATTGGAATTTAAAAAAAACTGCCACAATACCTAG
- a CDS encoding IS630 family transposase produces the protein MRYWCGNESRVGLKTEPGRLITTKGVKPIGIMQWKRDNFYLYGLVEPLTGEHFIWEFSHLNTACFNIFLEKFSETYSQDIHILQLDNGAFHFSQHLKLPENIVLLFQPPHTPQVNPIERLWEEVKRHLTWESFSTLDELREFIWKRLEQLNTSIVASITGWDFILDALFVSGFS, from the coding sequence ATTAGATATTGGTGTGGAAACGAAAGCCGTGTGGGGTTGAAGACTGAACCTGGGAGATTAATTACGACAAAAGGAGTCAAGCCCATCGGCATTATGCAATGGAAGCGGGATAATTTTTATTTATATGGATTAGTAGAACCATTAACTGGAGAGCATTTTATTTGGGAATTCTCTCATTTAAATACAGCTTGTTTCAATATTTTTTTAGAAAAATTCTCAGAGACTTATTCTCAAGATATACATATTCTTCAGTTAGATAATGGAGCGTTTCATTTTAGTCAGCATCTCAAACTACCAGAAAATATAGTTTTGTTATTTCAGCCTCCGCATACACCTCAAGTTAATCCAATTGAAAGATTGTGGGAGGAGGTTAAAAGGCATTTAACTTGGGAAAGCTTCTCAACTTTAGATGAATTAAGAGAATTTATTTGGAAGCGATTGGAACAATTAAACACATCAATCGTTGCTTCTATTACAGGTTGGGATTTTATTCTTGATGCTTTATTTGTATCAGGCTTTTCGTGA
- a CDS encoding glycoside hydrolase family 24 protein encodes MQIVPIFISGVVGAACSVAFSYGVASLPCGLVSKGADTICQVRSFGKALDSWKFGFIVGGLVGLILSPRHQFISRFQPIHLSTASLITLGIYFSNSQSTGVFSASLNSLGGRVSTGSYSPRLSAFLATIRWAETGTSEPESYRKLVFNGTFNDFSTHPLKKQCAPINGKNVCSTAAGGYQMLNKSWQDLAPKLNLKDFSPASQDKMAIEYIRRNNALNDVESGRFDTAVCKVGRVWASLPCNNYNQNAKSIDKLRTYYQQQLQKFEISRR; translated from the coding sequence ATGCAAATTGTACCGATTTTTATATCAGGTGTAGTTGGTGCAGCCTGCTCTGTTGCATTTTCTTATGGAGTAGCTTCACTGCCATGTGGATTGGTATCAAAAGGTGCGGATACTATTTGTCAGGTGCGTAGTTTTGGTAAGGCACTTGATAGTTGGAAATTTGGGTTTATTGTTGGTGGTTTGGTTGGGTTGATTTTGAGTCCTCGCCATCAATTTATATCCCGTTTTCAACCCATCCATTTGTCAACTGCTTCTTTAATTACTTTGGGCATTTATTTTTCAAATTCTCAAAGTACTGGTGTTTTTTCAGCGTCGTTAAATAGTTTAGGAGGAAGAGTTAGTACAGGTTCTTATTCACCACGATTGAGTGCTTTTTTAGCGACAATTCGTTGGGCAGAAACAGGAACCAGTGAGCCAGAAAGTTATCGTAAGTTAGTATTTAACGGAACTTTTAATGATTTTTCTACACACCCGTTAAAGAAACAGTGCGCTCCTATTAATGGTAAAAATGTTTGTTCAACTGCGGCTGGTGGATATCAAATGTTAAATAAAAGTTGGCAAGACTTAGCGCCAAAGTTAAACTTGAAGGATTTTAGCCCAGCTTCTCAGGACAAAATGGCAATTGAATATATTCGTCGTAATAATGCCTTAAATGATGTTGAATCAGGAAGGTTTGATACTGCTGTTTGTAAAGTGGGCAGGGTATGGGCTTCGCTGCCTTGCAATAATTATAACCAAAATGCTAAATCTATCGATAAATTAAGAACTTACTATCAGCAACAATTACAGAAGTTTGAAATTTCCAGGAGGTGA
- a CDS encoding M23 family metallopeptidase yields MRIIFETDGDKEVSNSTVTSLEETVDTSSSASWRYAIATSVLIAAIVIPQVSGWIESQLLVKSLQGLILPKTIGSNQVLNNGRIAFPTAPGTPVTSEFGWRTHPITGERKFHTGIDFGAAKGTPIYAVDAGRVVFAGDKGGYGKAAVIQHQRSLSTLYGHVSQLYVQQGQQVVRGQMIAAVGSTGFSTGPHLHFEVQVNSVAQNPRPYLHEYLANR; encoded by the coding sequence ATGCGAATAATCTTTGAAACTGACGGTGACAAGGAGGTTAGCAATTCGACTGTAACTAGTTTGGAGGAGACGGTCGATACTAGTTCGAGTGCAAGTTGGAGATATGCGATCGCAACCTCAGTTTTAATTGCAGCTATAGTGATTCCCCAGGTTTCTGGATGGATTGAATCTCAGCTGTTAGTTAAATCTCTCCAGGGTCTAATATTACCGAAAACTATTGGTAGTAATCAGGTTTTAAATAATGGTCGAATTGCTTTTCCAACTGCGCCTGGTACTCCTGTTACCTCAGAGTTTGGTTGGCGAACACACCCCATTACGGGCGAACGCAAGTTTCACACGGGGATTGATTTTGGTGCAGCAAAGGGTACGCCAATTTATGCGGTTGATGCTGGTCGAGTGGTTTTTGCAGGTGACAAGGGTGGTTATGGCAAAGCAGCTGTTATTCAGCATCAAAGAAGTTTATCTACTCTCTACGGTCATGTCAGTCAGCTGTATGTACAGCAGGGGCAACAAGTTGTGCGTGGGCAGATGATTGCGGCAGTAGGTAGTACGGGCTTTTCGACGGGGCCGCATTTGCACTTTGAAGTTCAGGTTAATAGTGTAGCGCAGAACCCCCGTCCTTATTTACACGAGTATTTAGCTAACCGTTGA
- a CDS encoding phage terminase large subunit family protein, with amino-acid sequence MFTPIPVRNKQPSRRRKKVNVTLWTVCSTVSALSVIGAVALMVGWKQQVPGNQISEVQQVKAQVSQIREVYLEKLSRTDYNIDHLSSYSSVEGAPTLTGWRQLAAALWGQQLRSEISRMQANEKSGFYRLHYMPALEIVKFNSLDVLLEAASGNNSFYWGYRKTDGTKVEEKIPTGAAAVLILGKLEAIDYAQNLESQPSVDLNQMLIQIRNAQEPYSLAQAQLLRARGYLDPVEQMVQVADIREKIRQKEEQRRIYLQQMKKQLPKPILNKQPVNKSGG; translated from the coding sequence ATGTTTACTCCTATACCTGTGCGAAATAAACAACCGAGTCGAAGAAGAAAAAAGGTAAATGTCACCCTGTGGACGGTTTGTTCGACTGTTAGTGCGCTGTCTGTTATTGGGGCGGTTGCATTGATGGTCGGGTGGAAGCAACAAGTTCCGGGTAATCAGATATCGGAGGTACAGCAGGTAAAGGCGCAAGTTTCCCAAATTCGGGAGGTGTACTTAGAGAAGCTTTCCCGTACTGACTACAATATAGACCATCTGTCCAGTTACTCCTCAGTAGAGGGTGCGCCTACTCTTACGGGCTGGCGACAGTTGGCGGCGGCATTGTGGGGACAGCAATTGCGGAGTGAAATATCTAGAATGCAAGCTAATGAAAAATCTGGGTTTTACCGCCTTCACTATATGCCGGCACTGGAGATAGTTAAGTTCAACTCTCTGGATGTTTTACTCGAAGCGGCTTCTGGAAATAATAGTTTTTACTGGGGATACCGCAAAACTGATGGCACGAAAGTTGAGGAGAAGATACCAACCGGGGCTGCTGCTGTTTTGATCTTGGGTAAATTAGAGGCGATTGATTACGCTCAAAACTTGGAATCTCAACCATCAGTTGATCTGAATCAAATGCTAATTCAGATTAGGAATGCTCAAGAACCATACTCTCTTGCACAGGCGCAGTTGTTACGGGCACGGGGATATCTAGACCCAGTTGAGCAGATGGTACAGGTGGCAGATATCCGCGAGAAAATACGCCAGAAGGAGGAGCAAAGGCGAATATATCTCCAACAAATGAAGAAGCAATTACCTAAGCCGATTCTTAATAAACAGCCTGTCAATAAATCGGGGGGGTGA
- a CDS encoding HNH endonuclease family protein, with translation MMPFNPPLEPPDFDKKVRQPGNAWLRKNPDPKKGTRDYWSPFKSYLADGFNNLCGYSVMYEPVGTVDHYRSRENYRNLAYEWSNLRFASAWINSSKGTLDDQVLDPFDLGEHWFEILLPSLQLVLTDKVPPQQRQKAEFTLERLRLRDDERVLRQRQQWYQLYLDGDLTLQGLEKKAPLIVRAIKKQQQAISQQG, from the coding sequence ATGATGCCATTTAATCCTCCTCTAGAACCACCTGATTTTGATAAAAAAGTGCGACAACCAGGAAATGCTTGGTTGAGAAAAAATCCAGATCCCAAAAAAGGAACCAGAGATTATTGGTCGCCTTTCAAAAGTTATTTAGCTGATGGATTTAATAATCTTTGTGGCTATAGCGTTATGTACGAACCAGTTGGTACAGTAGATCATTATCGCAGCCGTGAAAATTATCGCAATTTAGCTTACGAATGGAGCAATTTACGCTTTGCTTCTGCTTGGATTAATAGTAGTAAAGGTACACTTGACGACCAAGTACTTGATCCTTTTGATTTGGGAGAACATTGGTTTGAAATTTTACTTCCTTCCCTACAATTAGTATTAACAGATAAAGTTCCTCCGCAACAACGTCAAAAGGCAGAATTTACTTTGGAACGGTTGCGGTTACGGGATGATGAAAGAGTCTTGCGCCAGCGTCAACAATGGTATCAACTTTATTTGGATGGGGATTTGACTCTACAAGGATTAGAAAAAAAAGCTCCTCTGATAGTGCGTGCGATAAAGAAACAGCAGCAGGCTATTTCTCAACAAGGGTAA